One window from the genome of Anopheles coluzzii chromosome X, AcolN3, whole genome shotgun sequence encodes:
- the LOC120950297 gene encoding cadherin-86C isoform X6 has translation MTEQRPHRLARYVHCRSIVPSSINQSHIKMTRNGVTCAGAYSSTSGRRKRPDHTSPRIPLTLALLALAACWPEAAGLDPKFDPSTRMGLVLVPADATVGSVIYRLRASDEEFEYPLQFELVGDASSSTVQIETLPCTKFNSICQANVILTRRLEPGRYYDFQVSVKDTKGGMSVQSCSITATNFTTPHDVIFPHKAGIIMVPEDAKKGTELDYVLANKNPLFQKPVYLELWGSPLFGIRQKFISPETAEGTIFLLGQLDFEKQAMYHLTVLANDAYAEPGQDTRNIAGLEVVIIVEDVQDVPPVFTVAPPVTRLPAGLIPGDKVLQVHAEDGDKGVPREIRYGLVSEGNPFTSFFDINETSGEISLLRPLDDILALTHAGDPVLLTVIAEEVKVSRDEPPAMATTVQLAFFLPERSNSPPYFENDHYVARLDENAAPGTVLTFTDPYTPRVMDDDAGKNGVFSLTLLGNNGTFEISPNVAEGHANFVVRVRDSARLDYEAATYVHFQILAQELGPATNLSMLVNVTVYLADVNDNPPVFEQADYIVDLPENMTAGTRVVQVHATDVDTARLGGRVRYTQILGPHNTSLNLDPASGVVTVALNNHGFDREAMPEYHLYVEARDDDGIGNRAQVPLVIRLIDVNDETPAFEKPLYEFILAADLRNFTVPAFIRATDGDAEAPNNEVRYELIYGNYENKFFLHPITGELKLNGPLVPRTGGGGGGGQSVGGLRRRRQTGGSVASGGPPATGQKESDVFVLTARAFDLGVPVRYSTATIRVYPPESRTRTVTFIVPGSDPDRKKVQDTLADITGGRVIIQEVRPYRTGDGGIPTDLIGGGGGGGSGGGAERSVVIATILYDADSVVDIAKIQQRLSINGTVTNIISQEERSAILYKAENRVLFWLLIFLAILLALGILTLLLCCICPRCPLNATNRSPSGWDGEKPGQQRIDRPIPVPSRRIGSTEGGATLAKAH, from the exons CCACATAAAGATGACGCGCAACGGCGTGACGTGCGCGGGAGCGTACAGCAGTACCAGCGGCAGAAGGAAACGACCGGACCACACCAGCCCTAGGATCCCGCTCACGCTAGCCCTGCTGGCGCTCGCGGCCTGCTGGCCGGAAGCGGCCGGACTCGACCCAAAGTTCGACCCGTCCACCCGGATGGGGCTCGTGCTGGTGCCGGCCGACGCAACCGTCGGCTCCGTCATCTACCGGTTGCGGGCCTCCGACGAAGAGTTCGAGTACCCGCTCCAGTTTGAGCTAGTCG GCGATGCGTCGTCGTCGACGGTACAGATCGAGACGCTGCCCTGCACCAAGTTCAACTCCATCTGCCAGGCCAATGTGATTCTGACGCGGCGGCTCGAACCGGGCCGCTACTACGACTTCCAGGTGTCGGTGAAGGACACCAAGGGCGGCATGTCGGTGCAGAGCTGCTCGATCACTGCCACCAACTTTACCACGCCGCACGACGTCATCTTTCCGCACAAGGCGGGCATCATCATGGTGCCGGAG GATGCTAAAAAAGGAACCGAGCTGGACTACGTTCTGGCGAACAAAAATCCATTGTTCCAGAAGCCTGTGTATCTAGAGCTATGG GGATCACCACTGTTCGGTATTCGCCAGAAGTTCATATCGCCCGAGACGGCCGAAGGCACCATCTTTCTGCTCGGTCAGCTAGACTTTGAAAAGCAAGCAATGTACCATCTGACGGTACTGGCAAAC GACGCGTACGCAGAGCCGGGGCAGGATACGCGCAACATTGCCGGGCTGGAGGTGGTCATCATCGTGGAGGACGTGCAGGACGTGCCGCCCGTGTTTACGGTGGCCCCACCGGTAACACGTCTTCCGGCCGGGCTCATACCCGGCGACAAG GTACTCCAGGTGCATGCCGAGGACGGTGACAAAGGGGTGCCGCGCGAGATCCGGTACGGGCTAGTGTCGGAGGGCAACCCGTTTACGTCCTTTTTCGACATCAACGAAACGAGTG GTGAGATATCGCTGCTCCGACCGCTGGACGACATACTGGCACTGACGCACGCAGGCGATCCCGTCCTGCTGACGGTGATCGCGGAGGAGGTAAAGGTGAGCCGCGATGAGCCGCCCGCCATGGCGACGACGGTGCAGCTTGCCTTCTTCCTGCCGGAGCGCAGCAACTCGCCGCCCTACTTCGAGAACGACCA CTACGTCGCCCGGCTAGACGAGAACGCAGCCCCCGGCACGGTGCTGACCTTCACCGACCCGTACACACCGCGCGTGATGGACGATGATGCCGGCAAGAACGGCGTGTTCTCGCTGACCCTGCTCGGCAACAACGGTACGTTCGAGATCTCGCCGAACGTGGCCGAGGGCCACGCGAACTTTGTCGTGCGCGTGCGGGACAGCGCCCGGCTCGACTACGAGGCGGCCACCTACGTCCACTTTCAGATCCTCGCGCAGGAGCTCGGGCCCGCCACCAACCTGTCGATGCTGGTGAACGTCACCGTGTACCTGGCGGACGTCAACGACAACCCGCCCGTGTTCGAGCAGGCCGACTACATCGTCGACCTGCCCGAGAACATGACGGCGGGGACGCGCGTCGTCCAGGTGCACGCTACCGACGTCGACACGGCGCGGCTCGGGGGCCGCGTCCGCTACACGCAGATCCTAGGCCCGCACAACACCTCGCTCAACCTGGACCCGGCGTCCGGCGTGGTGACGGTGGCGCTCAACAACCACGGCTTCGACCGGGAGGCGATGCCCGAGTACCACCTGTACGTGGAGGCGCGGGACGACGACGGCATCGGCAACCGGGCGCAGGTGCCGCTCGTGATCCGGCTGATCGACGTGAACGACGAGACGCCCGCGTTCGAGAAGCCGCTGTACGAGTTCATCCTCGCGGCGGACCTGCGCAACTTCACCGTGCCCGCGTTCATCCGGGCGACGGACGGGGACGCGGAGGCACCGAACAACGAGGTGCGGTACGAGCTGATCTACGGCAACTACGAGAACAAGTTCTTCCTGCACCCGATCACGGGCGAGCTGAAGCTGAACGGGCCGCTCGTGCCGCGAACAGGCGGCGGAGGAGGTGGAGGCCAATCGGTCGGTGGGCTGCGCCGGCGCCGGCAGACAGGGGGCAGTGTGGCGTCCGGTGGTCCGCCCGCCACCGGGCAGAAGGAGTCGGACGTGTTCGTGCTGACGGCGCGCGCCTTCGATCTGGGCGTGCCGGTGCGCTACTCGACCGCCACGATTCGCGTGTATCCGCCGGAAAGCCGGACGCGCACGGTCACGTTCATTGTGCCCGGGTCGGACCCGGACCGGAAGAAGGTGCAGGACACGCTGGCGGACATCACGGGCGGGCGGGTCATCATTCAGGAGGTGCGCCCGTACCGTACCGGCGACGGGGGCATCCCGACCGACCTgatcggcggcggcggcggcggtggtagtggtggcggCGCCGAACGGTCCGTTGTGATCGCGACGATACTGTACGACGCGGACTCGGTGGTGGACATCGCGAAGATCCAGCAGCGCCTCTCGATCAACGGCACGGTCACCAACATCATCAGCCAGGAGGAGCGCAGTGCT ATTCTCTACAAGGCCGAAAACCGTGTCCTGTTCTGGCTGCTCATCTTTCTCGCGATCCTGCTAGCGCTCGGCATCCTcacgctgctgctctgctgcaTCTGTCCCCGGTGTCCGCTGAACGCTACCAACCG GTCGCCGAGTGGATGGGACGGCGAGAAGCCTGGTCAGCAGCGAATCGATCGACCGATTCCCGTACCAAGCCGACGCATTGGGAGTACCGAGGGCGGCGCGACATTGGCAAAGGCACACTAG